Within the Beduinella massiliensis genome, the region GTTAAATATGGGTCTCTATATGTAAAGGCTGTGCCACGCGCATACACGCCCGTCCGTATCTGCAATTCTCCATAAACTAAAAAAGCGGGCCGTCCGCCTTTTCAGGCGAACGGCCCACAAAATGCCTTACGGCAGAATGATGATGTCGTCCGTGGTGATTTCATCCTCCGGCGTCTCGACCGGATCGCCCAGCCAGGCGTAGAGGATCGCGTCCGCCCACGTCTGGTTCGACGTCGCCGCGTAGTCCTGCAGCTTCGTCGTGTAGAAGTCGAAGTACACGTTGCTGTATAGCGGCACCGCCGGCAGCACGCTGTTCCAGTACTCCTGGAACGCCACCCACTTCTTGCAGTAGCTCAGGTAGTCCCCCACCTCCGTCTGCCGCATGTCCAGCGCCAGCTTCTGCAGGTTCTTGTCCACATAGCCCGTGGTGTTCATCAGCGCTCCGTTGTAGTCCTCGCCCGCGTTGTAGATCGCGTACGGATCGAAGACCAGCACGAAATTCGTCGCCATGTAGAACATGTCGTAGGTGCGCGCATCCTGACGGTAGTAGTGGCGCAGGAGCTGCGAGAACGGCACCTCCTCCGCGAGAATCTCCATGCCGATCGCTGCGAGCGGCTGCACCAGCGCCTCTTCCAGAAGATCAGCAGCCCTGTTGTCCGGCAGCTTCGCCCACTTCAGGCTCAGCCGCATCAGCTCGCCGTCCACGTCCTTGTAGCGCACGGCGTCCGTACCCTTTATAAAGGCTTCGCCCTTCTCGTTGAGCGTCCATCCGTCCGCGACGAGCAGCGCTTCCGCCTTCTCAAGGTCCTTCGTATAGTGCTCCAGCCCTTCCAGTGAAAGCTCATCCCATGCCTGCGTCTGTGCCGCGGTTTCCGTTTCCCCCTCCGCCAGATGCGAGAGCGTCCCGTTCACCATCTGCACCATCCACTGACCGAAGCCATAGTAGCCATCTACCGTCTGGCCGTAATTGCCTGTGAAATCAGCCGTCATCGCGTCCCGATCCAGCGCGTAGGCCACCGCCTTGCGCACCGCCTCGAACTGCGCCGGTCCCTGTTCGCATGCGAAACTGATGAAGCCGAGACCCGAACGCGGGTAGTTCTGCGAGCCCAACGCATCTTGTGCGAATTGCTCCAGCCCCGCCGCAATGACCTCGCTGTCCGTTCCCTTGTTCAGAAGTCCGATCTCGCCGCTTAGTAGCTTGCCGATCGCTTCCTCGTTGCTCACCTGACGGTATTCCAGTTCCGGGATGACCGGCTTCTGGCCCTCGTAATTGCCCAGATAGTATTCGTTAATTTCAAATTGCGCGACGCGCGCCTCTTCGTCGTAGCTTGTCAGCCTGTACGGGCCGCTCGACACCGTGGGGTGCGACACATAGCCCGTTTCCGGCGCGAGGAGCGTCTCTTTCAGCAGTTCCGGCGTGAAGACCGGCTCTGCGACCGCCGCGTCCGCGTTCGTCACGTAAGCGCCGTTTCCGTCGTCCGCTACCGTGCAGCCCGGCGCAATCACGCTGATCGGATAAGGCACGGTGCTGAGCATCGTCAGTTCGTAGAAGAACGGCAGGTATTCCGCCTTGATCGTGATCGAAAAACTGAAGTTATTCAAGAAGCGCACGCCCGAAAAGTACGGGGTTGTCCCGTTTGCGTAGTCGTCGTATCCGAGGATGTGCGACACCCCGCTCGTCTCGCCTCCGATCGCCTTGATCTGCGGCGCACCGCGCAGCAGCAGCGAGAACACGTAGTCCCGCGCCGTGATCGGCGTCGAATCGTTGTACATCAGCCCGCGGCGCAGCTCCATCACGTAGGTGCGGTTGCCCTCGCGGTCGTCCACAACCGTTGCGCTGAGCACGACGGACGGGTTGATCGTGTACATCGCCTCCTGTGTCCACGCCACCACGTCATATCCGTGCAAAAGCGTGCGCACGTCGATGTCCGCCGTATTGTTCCCCCAAATATCCCCTAAAAAGTTTCCGCTCATTTCCGTCGTGGAGCCCACGACCAATTTTGTCATCTCTTCTTGCGCCGCGCCGTCCGGCAGCGCCTCCGGCTGTGCAGCCTCCTTGCCGGCCAGTGGGTTCAAGATCTCATCCTCAGCCAGGCCGGGCAGAACCGGCAGCGCCAGCAGCAGCGCAGTCAGCACCAAAGACAGAAGCCTCTTCACGGACATTCCCTCGCTTTCCTTAAAGGGCCCTCCGACCCGGGCGGAAACCGCCCGGGTCAGGGGGCGCTGTCTCTTGTGGGTTTATTCGAAGCAGTCGCCGACGTTCATGATCGTCCCGCCGAATCCGAGCGGTACCGCCAGTTCGTCGATGTTCAACAGTGTCGCGCCGCCTCCGTTATCCACCGTGTAGTTGTAGATGGCGTTGCCCACAATGGCCGTGTCATATCCTGCGACTTCGTCTTCAGTAACCGTGTAGTTGTACAGCTCGCCCGTCGCGCTATTGTACATCGGCAGACCCGTGAAGGTGTACTGGAGCGTTCCGTTCGGCAGCTCAGCGCTCGCCATCTGGATCCCGTTCTGGTACAGCCTTACGGTGATCGTCGGGTGGTTCGCGTTCGGGTCGTCCACCCAGATCTTGTTCGCCGTGTAGCTGATCGTCTCCTGCGCGATGCGGTTTGTGACGTCGTAGCCGTCGTATTCCGGCGCCCTGTAGCCCTCCACCTGATCCTCGGTGATCGCGTACGTGTAGGCCACACCCGCCTCATCATTCAAGGGCAGTTCGTCAAAGCTATACAGCCACTCGCCGTTCGGGTTCGCGCGCACCGTCTGTGCGGCGTATACCACGCCGTTTTGCAGCAGGTTAATCGTGATCTCCAGCGGACGTGTCAGAGAGTCGTTGTTCCCATCGATCCACGTCTTCCGGCCAGAAACACTCGTTGTAAGATACGCGTTCGTAAAGTTAAGCGCGTCGTAGTTCGCACTCGGCGTTACGCTCAGCGTCCCGTCTCCGTTGTCGGCCACGTTTACTACCACCGTATAGGTTGCCTGATCGTAAGTCACGCTTTCCAGCGTTCCCGCGGTCTCTGCCACCCGGTAGTGATGCGTTCCTACGCCCGTCAGGTCGTACGTGATCGGTGCAAAACCTATCGCTCCGTCCGCCGTATGGCCCGCCGTCTGCGTGTAACCGCCTTCAATTGCGTTGCCCTCTGCGTCCACTTCCGTTACCGTGAACTCAAACTCGTTCGCGTTCAGGTCGCGTCCGTTCAGCCTCTTTTCACCCGAAAGCGTCAGGCTGCCTTCCGCCTCATACTCGTTCGCAAACTCGATCACTTCTGCCGTCTCCGGCTCTCCGCCTTCTCCCGGCTTCGTGATCTTCGTCACGCTCGTCGTCAGGCTTCCATCTCCGGCGTCTGCCACGCTCGCTTCTACCGTGTACATCGTTCCGTCATACGTCACGCCCTGCGTACTTCCTATGACCTCCGTCACCTGGTAGTAATGCGTTCCTACGCCCGCCAGGTCGTACGTGATCGGGCCGAACTCTATCTCCCCGTCCGCCGTATGGCCCGTCGTCTGCGTGTAGCCGCCTTCAATGGCGTTGCCCTCGGCGTCTACTTCCGTTACCGTGAACTCAAACTCGTTCGCGTTCAGGTCGCGTCCGTTCAGCGTCTTTTCGCCCGAAAGCGTCAGGCTGCCTTCCGCCTCGTACCCGTTCGTGAAGTTCAGCGCGTTGTAGTTCGCGCTCGGCGTCACGCTCAGCCTCCCGTCTCCGTTGTCCGTCACGTCCACGTCTACCGTATACGCCGCGTCGGAGTACGTCACGCCTCCCAGCGTTCCCGCGGTCTCTGCCACCCGGTAGTGATGCGTTCCTACGCCCGTCAGGTCGTACACGATCGGTGCAAAACCTATCGCTCCGTCCTCCGTGTGGCCCGCCGTCTGCGTGTAGCCGCCTTCAATGGCGTTGCCCTCGGCGTCTACTTCCGTTACCGTGAACTCAAACTCGTTCGCGTTCAGGTCTCGTCCGTTCAGCGTCTTTTCGCCTAAAAGCGTCAGGCTGCCTTCCGCCTCGTACCCGTTCGTGAAGTTCAGCGCGTTGTAGTTCGCGCTCGGCGTCACACTCAGCCTCCCGTCTCCGTTATCCGTCACGTCCACGTCTACCGTATACGCCGCGTCGGAGTACGTCACGCCGCCCAGCATTCCCGCGGTCTCTGCCACCCGGTAGTGATGCGTTCCTACGCCCGTCAGGTCGTACACGATCGGTGCAAAACCTATCGCTCCGTCCTCCGTGTGGCCCGCCGTCTGCGTGTAGCCGCCTTCAATGGCGTTGCCCTCGGCGTCTACTTCCGTTACCGTGAACTCAAACTCGTTCGCGTTCAGGTCTCGTCCGTTCAGCGTCTTTTCGCCCGAAAGCGTCAGGCTGCCTTCCGCCTCGTACCCGTTCGTGAAGTTCAGCGCGTTGTAGTTCGCGCTCGGCGTCACGCTCAGCCTCCCGTCTCCGTTGTCGCTTACCGTTACCGTCACCGTATAGACCGTCCCGTCTACCGTGATGCCGGCTCTGTTCACGTTCGTTTCTTTCACTTCATACGTGTGCACTCCCGGCTTCGTGTAGGCCAGATCGAAGCGCAGATTCCGGTTCGCTTCTGTCGCCGTCGTCTTCTGCGGGGCGGTCAGCTTATCCGCCACCTCGCCCGACGTCGTCTCTGTCAATGTGAACTCGAATTCGTCTTCTTCTGTCCATTCGCGTCCTGTCAGCGTCTTCGTTCCGCTTAGCTCCAGCGTCGTCTCATCCACACTGTACACATTCTCGAAGTCCGCGCTTCCTATCGCGTTAGCCGTCAGCGTCCCATCTCCGTTGTCGCTTACCGTTACGCTTATCGTCTTCTCGCTCAAGTCGTACGTCGTTCCGTCTTTCCGCGGGTTCCCCGCATTCACGCCATCCGGTACGTTCTCCGTCACCGTATACGTGTGCTCTCCCGCTTCCGTGTACGTGATGCTCGACGGCGTAAATGCTATCGCTCCATTTGCTCTCGCTACGCCCGTCGCCACTTCATTCCCGTTTTCCTTGACGCTAAACGTAAATTCCTCTCCGGGCTTCCACGCTCGCCCTGTCAGCGTCTTCGTTCCGCTTAGCCCTAGCGTCGTCGGGCTTACAGCATACCTGTTTACGACTTCGACCGTATTGGAATCATTTCCGATCTCGATAGTGTTCGAACCGCTTTCGGTCCCTCCATTAATCTTATACCCAACGTTCCATCCGCCATGAAGTATTTCGGTAACCGCAATACGGGTGCCGATCGGTATTCCGTCAATCGTGTTGGATATTGAGTTACCGTTCGCGTCTTGATAAGAAAATCCACCATTTCCTTCATAGACTGCAAACAGACTGCCCGATACAGGTGTGCTTCCATATTGGATTTCAAACTTACTTCCAACCGGCGGCCAATGGATGCTACCGTCGTCATTCTCGCCGATGGTCTTGGTGATCGTCAAACTGCCGGTTTGCTGTGTGTTGATAACGGTATAGCCGCTGTTCTCGCTGCCGCTGACCGCCACCGTATACTTCACACCGTTTACAGTCGCCGCATTTCCAACCACTGCTACCCCGTTTATCGTCAATTCGCTAACGGTATAGGTATAGTTGGTTTTACCATCTGCAGAGGTTGCGGGCAAACTGGACCACGTGGTCGACCAACCACCTGCTTTATTCAGCAATCTGGGCTCTCCCACGCGCGTGTTCGTATTGCGCATCAACTGAACTTGCACATTCAAGTTATTATCCTGCGACAGGCTTTCCGGGATCCACTTCTTCTCGGCCCTCACATCAGCTGTTTTACGCGTATTCGTAAAGGTCACCCTATTTGTTCCCGGTACAATGGCTACAGATGATCCGTTCCTGTTCCCATTTGTACCCTCGACCTTCGAAAGCGTCCAGCCGTTGGGCACGGTCTCTGTAATTTGATAGCTCTGGCCGATCTTGACCAAATGAGTGCTGCTCTGGCCAGACTTCAAATTAATCGGTGTATTGTCGGTCGTAATACCGCTAACTTGGAACTTAAAAGCGATATTGCTGCTATCTTCTCCCGTCGGATCAACGATCTTCTTGGTCAATACAAGCCAAGCATTCGTCAACGTATTGATAATCGTATAGTCCGTCTGATTGTAGGTCGTGGTGTACAGCTTGGTCCACTCTTCCGTGTCCGGACGTACCTCTTTCACCGTATAAATGATCAGCTTGCCATCGTTATCGTATTTCGGCACATCTTCAAATACGAACTTCCACTCATCAGACGCAGTGGCTGTGGTTGTTTTAACGACGCTGCCGCCAGCCAACAGTTGAACCTGAATGGACGCGGGGCGTGCATCTTCGTGATCCGTATCGCCCTCCCATTTTTTCTCTCCGTTGATCGTCGTGAGTTGCACATTGGTAATCGCAAAGCCGTCCGTCGTCTGCTTGATTACCCCCTCTGCATAGCCGTCTACCAGCGGTTCCTCTACGGTATACGTGTACGGGTTCCCGTTTCTGTCTTTAGCCGGAAGTTTATCAAATGTCACCGTCCAGCCACTCGTCGCGTTCATTTTCTGTTCGGAGTATCTTAGGCCATTGCGCAGCAAATAGATGGACAGCTCGCTTGGGCGGTTTGTGCTATCCTCGCCGTCACGCCAAAGCTTCTCTACCTTTACAGTACGGTCGCCATCATATACGCTCTTATTGGTCACACTGGTACCCGAAATATCGGGATCAAGATAGACCGCTTCCCCTTGAGGATTTACATTATCTTCCGATGCGATATAATAATTATACCGCGCTTCGTGGCGCCGCCAATTTCGTAGGTATACCACCTTTCAAGATCGGACACCTTCAGCATCCAAATGTTAGCATTGGAATCAGACGCTTGATCCTTAGAAAGGGTAACTTTCTTAGACCAATCGTCTTTCGGATTTACAGGATCAGAGGTCCTCTTAAGCGTTACGGTTACAGCATCGGGCCGCTTGTTCTGAGCATCGTTTACGTCATCCCAAATCTTCGTTACGGTGATGACCGTATCCTGCTCTTCATGTTCCAAATTCAGCAGCTCAGAAATATCAAGGATTACATCATAGCCCCAGTTATTCGGGCACGCCTCGATCGCCGCAGCCAACTGTGCGCCGTTGAGCGATACGTCAAACGGTTTGTCGATTGCATATTCATCGCCGTTGCTTGTCTTTAGCACGCCGCTTACGTTAAAGTGAAGCGTAATCTTCGTCTTATCTGGATCGATCGCTGTCTTTCGGTCTAAACTCGTCGAAAATTTTGTTTCATATTCCATGATTCCGCCTTTATTGTCTTGCGGTTTCATCGAATCATTGGTAACAAGCTTCTTACCCTCAACTGTAACGTTGAGAACCGGATTGGTGACAGATACTTGGCCGGTATAGATCGTCTTTGTTTCGTCGTCAATATACACCACGTTGCCGTCAAGCCGAACATTGATATGCGTAAGCTTCTGATTCGGCGGCGTAGTCGTCTTTTGGGGGACATACATGGCTGTGTCGGCTACGTCTGCACTTGTTCCGTCAGCACGCACCGCAACCAGTTTAGCCCCGTCCGTACCGTCTTTTACGATTTGGTAATATGCCACTTTTTCCTTGTATGCGCTAACCTGCAGATAATTCGTCAGGTTCGCGCCGTTGCGTTGGCCGTTTATATTGCTGAAACGGCCGATCCATTGTTTTTCTCCCGTGTAGAAAGGCTGGTTCGTCGCATAAACAATTCCTAGCGGGTCTGTCCCCGTCAACTGGCTGGCATAGAATATCTGACCGATATAATTTGCCGGAATCGTGATGCTGCCAGACGAAACGTACTTGGCGATCTCCGCCTCAGTATTCCCTCTCCAGAGCCACGCGCTGCCGTCGTCCTCGGCGTACTGTTGCGGCAATTTGGTCGTCGGAAACTCAAAAGCATACTTATGCTCGACCACCTTGCCGACTGCATAAGAAGATACGTTTCCTTCGCTATCTAAGGGCGCCAGCTTATACGCGTCATTATCCTGAACAACCTGCACCTTTGTGCATGCTCCCTGATAGGCATTCTGCTC harbors:
- a CDS encoding ABC transporter substrate-binding protein → MKRLLSLVLTALLLALPVLPGLAEDEILNPLAGKEAAQPEALPDGAAQEEMTKLVVGSTTEMSGNFLGDIWGNNTADIDVRTLLHGYDVVAWTQEAMYTINPSVVLSATVVDDREGNRTYVMELRRGLMYNDSTPITARDYVFSLLLRGAPQIKAIGGETSGVSHILGYDDYANGTTPYFSGVRFLNNFSFSITIKAEYLPFFYELTMLSTVPYPISVIAPGCTVADDGNGAYVTNADAAVAEPVFTPELLKETLLAPETGYVSHPTVSSGPYRLTSYDEEARVAQFEINEYYLGNYEGQKPVIPELEYRQVSNEEAIGKLLSGEIGLLNKGTDSEVIAAGLEQFAQDALGSQNYPRSGLGFISFACEQGPAQFEAVRKAVAYALDRDAMTADFTGNYGQTVDGYYGFGQWMVQMVNGTLSHLAEGETETAAQTQAWDELSLEGLEHYTKDLEKAEALLVADGWTLNEKGEAFIKGTDAVRYKDVDGELMRLSLKWAKLPDNRAADLLEEALVQPLAAIGMEILAEEVPFSQLLRHYYRQDARTYDMFYMATNFVLVFDPYAIYNAGEDYNGALMNTTGYVDKNLQKLALDMRQTEVGDYLSYCKKWVAFQEYWNSVLPAVPLYSNVYFDFYTTKLQDYAATSNQTWADAILYAWLGDPVETPEDEITTDDIIILP
- a CDS encoding Spy0128 family protein, whose protein sequence is MVYLRNWRRHEARYNYYIASEDNVNPQGEAVYLDPDISGTSVTNKSVYDGDRTVKVEKLWRDGEDSTNRPSELSIYLLRNGLRYSEQKMNATSGWTVTFDKLPAKDRNGNPYTYTVEEPLVDGYAEGVIKQTTDGFAITNVQLTTINGEKKWEGDTDHEDARPASIQVQLLAGGSVVKTTTATASDEWKFVFEDVPKYDNDGKLIIYTVKEVRPDTEEWTKLYTTTYNQTDYTIINTLTNAWLVLTKKIVDPTGEDSSNIAFKFQVSGITTDNTPINLKSGQSSTHLVKIGQSYQITETVPNGWTLSKVEGTNGNRNGSSVAIVPGTNRVTFTNTRKTADVRAEKKWIPESLSQDNNLNVQVQLMRNTNTRVGEPRLLNKAGGWSTTWSSLPATSADGKTNYTYTVSELTINGVAVVGNAATVNGVKYTVAVSGSENSGYTVINTQQTGSLTITKTIGENDDGSIHWPPVGSKFEIQYGSTPVSGSLFAVYEGNGGFSYQDANGNSISNTIDGIPIGTRIAVTEILHGGWNVGYKINGGTESGSNTIEIGNDSNTVEVVNRYAVSPTTLGLSGTKTLTGRAWKPGEEFTFSVKENGNEVATGVARANGAIAFTPSSITYTEAGEHTYTVTENVPDGVNAGNPRKDGTTYDLSEKTISVTVSDNGDGTLTANAIGSADFENVYSVDETTLELSGTKTLTGREWTEEDEFEFTLTETTSGEVADKLTAPQKTTATEANRNLRFDLAYTKPGVHTYEVKETNVNRAGITVDGTVYTVTVTVSDNGDGRLSVTPSANYNALNFTNGYEAEGSLTLSGEKTLNGRDLNANEFEFTVTEVDAEGNAIEGGYTQTAGHTEDGAIGFAPIVYDLTGVGTHHYRVAETAGMLGGVTYSDAAYTVDVDVTDNGDGRLSVTPSANYNALNFTNGYEAEGSLTLLGEKTLNGRDLNANEFEFTVTEVDAEGNAIEGGYTQTAGHTEDGAIGFAPIVYDLTGVGTHHYRVAETAGTLGGVTYSDAAYTVDVDVTDNGDGRLSVTPSANYNALNFTNGYEAEGSLTLSGEKTLNGRDLNANEFEFTVTEVDAEGNAIEGGYTQTTGHTADGEIEFGPITYDLAGVGTHYYQVTEVIGSTQGVTYDGTMYTVEASVADAGDGSLTTSVTKITKPGEGGEPETAEVIEFANEYEAEGSLTLSGEKRLNGRDLNANEFEFTVTEVDAEGNAIEGGYTQTAGHTADGAIGFAPITYDLTGVGTHHYRVAETAGTLESVTYDQATYTVVVNVADNGDGTLSVTPSANYDALNFTNAYLTTSVSGRKTWIDGNNDSLTRPLEITINLLQNGVVYAAQTVRANPNGEWLYSFDELPLNDEAGVAYTYAITEDQVEGYRAPEYDGYDVTNRIAQETISYTANKIWVDDPNANHPTITVRLYQNGIQMASAELPNGTLQYTFTGLPMYNSATGELYNYTVTEDEVAGYDTAIVGNAIYNYTVDNGGGATLLNIDELAVPLGFGGTIMNVGDCFE
- a CDS encoding Cna B-type domain-containing protein, whose protein sequence is MKYRIKQILAIMTAVMLLLNTMPVSALADASGAMAIMNALKGAGVTVEKQLTIYKNTVDSANAQIVTVRGVNGQKIDPGSPIYVTDTGDLNMDWLVAQRSDGQQVGTVAYFAIKNGEVVPTGSAGQDLSGNNLVALEEQTTPTVVAAEIGLRELTRVTTYDYTNNTSTDAYQLYDDSDVVISLYGQVGDTFALTNLTDGSSFILVDEQNAYQGACTKVQVVQDNDAYKLAPLDSEGNVSSYAVGKVVEHKYAFEFPTTKLPQQYAEDDGSAWLWRGNTEAEIAKYVSSGSITIPANYIGQIFYASQLTGTDPLGIVYATNQPFYTGEKQWIGRFSNINGQRNGANLTNYLQVSAYKEKVAYYQIVKDGTDGAKLVAVRADGTSADVADTAMYVPQKTTTPPNQKLTHINVRLDGNVVYIDDETKTIYTGQVSVTNPVLNVTVEGKKLVTNDSMKPQDNKGGIMEYETKFSTSLDRKTAIDPDKTKITLHFNVSGVLKTSNGDEYAIDKPFDVSLNGAQLAAAIEACPNNWGYDVILDISELLNLEHEEQDTVITVTKIWDDVNDAQNKRPDAVTVTLKRTSDPVNPKDDWSKKVTLSKDQASDSNANIWMLKVSDLERWYTYEIGGATKRGIIIISHRKIM